A stretch of the Halomonas sp. BDJS001 genome encodes the following:
- the atpA gene encoding F0F1 ATP synthase subunit alpha has translation MQQLNPSEISDIIKQRIEKLDVASEARNQGTIVTVSDGIVKIHGLEDAMFGEMIEFPNSIFGMVLNLERDSVGAVVLGDYLQLEEGMTAKCTGRILEVPVGPELIGRVVDALGNPIDGKGEINAKMTDAVEKVAPGVITRQSVDEPIQTGLKSIDAMVPIGRGQRELIIGDRQIGKSAIAIDAIINQKGKGVTCVYVAIGQKQSTIANVVRKLEEHGAMEHTIVVAAGAADPAPMQFLAAYSGCTMGEYFRDRGENSLIVYDDLSKQAVAYRQVSLLLRRPPGREAYPGDVFYLHSRLLERAARVNADYVEKFTNGEVKGKTGSLTALPIIETQGGDVSAFVPTNVISITDGQIFLETNLFNSGIRPAINAGLSVSRVGGSAQTKIIKKLGGSVRLALAQYRELAAFSQFASDLDEATRKQLEHGQRVTELMKQNQYSPMSIAEMALSLYAANEGFLDDVEVDKVLDFERALHDYMKSEHADLLDKINQTGDYNGEIQDSLKSGLEQFKATQSW, from the coding sequence ATGCAGCAACTGAATCCTTCCGAGATCAGCGACATCATCAAGCAGCGAATTGAGAAGCTTGACGTCGCATCCGAAGCCCGTAATCAGGGCACCATCGTCACTGTTTCCGACGGTATCGTGAAAATTCACGGCCTCGAAGATGCGATGTTTGGTGAAATGATTGAATTCCCCAACAGTATTTTCGGCATGGTACTGAACCTGGAGCGCGACTCCGTAGGTGCCGTGGTACTAGGTGACTACCTGCAGCTTGAAGAGGGCATGACCGCCAAGTGTACCGGTCGTATTCTCGAAGTGCCGGTAGGACCTGAACTGATTGGTCGCGTTGTCGATGCGCTGGGTAACCCCATCGATGGTAAAGGCGAGATTAACGCTAAAATGACCGACGCCGTTGAGAAAGTGGCGCCGGGCGTTATTACCCGTCAATCCGTTGATGAGCCGATTCAAACCGGTCTTAAGTCTATCGACGCCATGGTGCCGATTGGCCGCGGTCAGCGTGAGCTGATCATTGGTGACCGCCAGATCGGTAAATCCGCCATTGCCATTGATGCCATCATCAACCAGAAAGGCAAAGGCGTTACCTGTGTCTACGTCGCCATTGGTCAGAAGCAGTCGACCATTGCCAACGTGGTGCGTAAGCTCGAAGAGCATGGCGCCATGGAGCACACCATCGTGGTTGCCGCTGGCGCTGCGGATCCGGCGCCGATGCAGTTCCTGGCTGCCTATTCTGGCTGCACCATGGGCGAGTACTTCCGCGACCGCGGCGAGAACTCTCTCATCGTGTATGATGATCTTTCCAAGCAGGCCGTTGCCTACCGTCAGGTATCGCTGCTGCTGCGTCGTCCGCCGGGCCGTGAAGCTTACCCCGGTGACGTCTTCTATCTCCACTCGCGTCTGCTGGAGCGTGCAGCACGGGTTAACGCCGACTACGTCGAGAAGTTCACCAACGGTGAAGTGAAAGGCAAAACAGGTTCCTTGACCGCGCTGCCGATCATCGAAACCCAGGGTGGAGACGTTTCTGCATTCGTTCCGACCAACGTCATCTCTATCACCGACGGTCAGATCTTCCTGGAAACCAACCTGTTTAACTCCGGTATTCGTCCGGCAATTAACGCAGGTCTGTCGGTTTCTCGTGTGGGTGGTTCGGCGCAGACCAAGATCATCAAGAAGCTCGGCGGTAGCGTACGTCTAGCCTTGGCTCAGTACCGTGAACTGGCAGCGTTCTCGCAGTTTGCCTCTGATCTTGATGAAGCCACGCGTAAGCAGCTGGAGCACGGTCAGCGTGTCACCGAGCTGATGAAGCAGAACCAGTACTCGCCGATGTCAATAGCCGAAATGGCGCTGTCGCTGTATGCCGCCAACGAAGGCTTCCTGGACGACGTTGAAGTGGACAAGGTGTTGGACTTCGAGCGTGCGCTGCACGACTACATGAAGTCTGAACACGCTGATCTGCTCGACAAGATCAACCAGACCGGCGACTACAACGGTGAGATTCAAGACAGCTTGAAGTCGGGTCTCGAGCAGTTCAAGGCGACTCAGAGCTGGTAA
- a CDS encoding F0F1 ATP synthase subunit delta, with protein MAELLTVARPYAKAAFEYARDHEALDRWSQALGFLSLAVADSDVRRLLGSPKLENAQKVSLLADMTPGEQDDALQRFLDVLADQGRLMSLSSIAAEFEHLRAEHEQRVEVNVTSAYKLDSKQKTKLANALKKRLNREISITTQVDKSLIGGVILRAGDTVIDGSVRGRLNRLSEALTA; from the coding sequence ATGGCGGAATTACTGACCGTCGCTCGTCCTTACGCTAAAGCAGCGTTTGAATACGCGCGTGATCATGAGGCGCTTGATCGCTGGTCACAGGCGCTGGGCTTTTTAAGCTTAGCCGTCGCTGACAGCGATGTTCGTCGTTTGCTGGGCAGTCCAAAACTCGAGAACGCACAAAAAGTATCGTTGTTGGCCGATATGACACCAGGCGAACAAGATGACGCTTTACAGCGTTTTTTAGATGTTTTGGCAGACCAAGGTCGGTTGATGTCACTTTCATCAATCGCTGCAGAGTTTGAGCACCTTCGTGCCGAACACGAGCAGCGTGTAGAAGTGAACGTCACCTCCGCTTACAAATTAGACAGTAAGCAGAAGACCAAGCTAGCGAACGCGCTCAAGAAACGTCTGAATCGCGAAATCTCCATTACTACTCAGGTGGACAAGTCGCTTATCGGCGGTGTCATCCTACGTGCTGGCGACACCGTTATTGACGGGTCGGTACGTGGTCGATTGAACCGCCTTTCCGAAGCGCTAACCGCTTGA
- a CDS encoding F0F1 ATP synthase subunit B, with protein sequence MNINMTLIGQTIAFAIFVWFCIKYVWPPISNALHERQKKIADGLDAASRANRDLELAQERAEQTLRESKEQASQILEQANKRSAQMIEEAREQARAEGERLVASARSEIEQEVNRAKDELRAQVSYLAVMGAERVLEASVDEQAHRKLLDELAAEL encoded by the coding sequence GTGAATATCAACATGACGCTAATCGGGCAGACGATCGCCTTCGCGATCTTTGTCTGGTTTTGCATAAAGTATGTGTGGCCTCCGATCAGCAACGCGCTTCATGAGCGTCAGAAAAAAATTGCTGATGGCTTGGACGCAGCCAGCCGTGCTAACCGTGACCTTGAGCTTGCTCAAGAGCGCGCTGAGCAGACGCTGCGTGAAAGCAAGGAGCAAGCTTCTCAGATTCTTGAGCAGGCCAACAAACGCTCTGCCCAGATGATTGAAGAAGCCCGCGAGCAAGCCCGTGCCGAAGGCGAACGCCTAGTAGCCAGCGCACGTTCAGAGATCGAGCAAGAAGTGAATCGTGCAAAAGACGAACTTCGTGCCCAGGTCTCTTATCTCGCTGTTATGGGTGCCGAGCGTGTTCTTGAAGCTTCGGTCGACGAACAAGCCCATCGCAAGTTACTCGATGAGCTGGCTGCTGAACTGTAG